The DNA window GCTTCTATCTGCTGTCGCTGACGCTGCGGATGCTGCCTTTGGGCGTCGCCTATGCGATCTGGAGCGCGTTGGGCATCGTGCTGGTCGCGCTGATCGGGCTGCTGATGTTCGGGCAGCGGCTGGATCTGCCTGCGGTGATCGGGCTGGCGCTGATCGTGGCCGGGGTGGTCGTGATAAACCTGTTTTCGAAGACCATCGGACATTAAGACCGTCGGCCATTAAGACCGTCGGCATTAACGCTCGGTCAGTTTCAGTTCGATCCGGCGGTTCTGCGCGCGACCCTCGGCAGTGTCGCCCTCGGCCACGGGGCGGGTGTCGGCGAAACCCGCCGCGGCCAGACGGTTGGCGGGAAAGCCCAGCTCGTCGATCATGTAGCGCACGACCGCCAGCGCGCGACCCTGGCTGAGTTCCCAGTTGTCGCGATACCGGCCCGTTCCCGACAGGGGCGTGCTGTCGGTGTGCCCGTCCACGCGGATGATCCAGTCGATGTCCTGCGGGATGTCATCCGCAATTTCGGACAGCATCCGGGCGACGCCGGCGATCTGGTCGCGCCCGGCCGGCGACAGCGTCGCCTCGCCCGGTGCGAACAGCACTTCGGACTGGAACACAAAGCGGTCGCCCACGATCTGCACGCCTTCGCGTCCCGACAGGATTTGCGAAAGCCGACCGAAGAATTCCGACCGGTATCGCGCCAGATCGCGCGCCTCTTCCTCGGCCTTCAGGCGCGCCTCTTCCTCCAGCGCCAGGCGGCGGTCCTTTTCCTCGGCGGCGCGCAACAGCGCGGCGTTCAGTTGCTGACCCAGATCCTCGACCCGCAATTCCGCCTCGCGCTGGTCCTCGCCTGCGGTTTCCAGCAGCGCCTGAAGCGATCCCAGCTGCGCGGTCAGCGAGGCGACCTGTTCGTTCAGCAGCGTGACGCGGCGCTGGCTGTCTTCCGACAGATCCTGCTGTTCGGCAAGCCGTTCACGCGCGGCGGCCAGCAGCGCCGCCTGACGCTCGGCCTCGGTGGCGCTGGCGGCGGCTTCGTCTGACAATTCGTCGCGGGCGGTTTCGGCTGCGGCCAGCAGGGTCAGCGTTTCCTCGGCCTTCCGGCGGCTTTCCTCCAGCGCCAGCGTCATCGCCGTCAATTCGCTGTCGGCGCGTTCCAGACGGTCGCGCAGGGTCCGCGCCGCCTCGGCCTCGGCCAGCCGTGCGGCTTCGGCCTCGGTCAGTTGCGACTGCGCCTGCGCCAGATCCGATTCCAGCGTGGCGATCTGTTGGCCTGCCCCTTCGTTGCGGGCCTGCAAATCCGCGATCAGCGCCTGCAACGCCTCGCGCCGCGCGGCGGCCAGTCGGGCCTGTTCGGCCTGGGCGTCGATCTCTTCGCGGGCCGAGGCCACCGCCAGTTCGGCGGCCGAGGCGCGGTCGCGCTGTGCGTCCAGTTCGCTCTGCAAGCTCTGTGCCTGCGCCTCGGCCCGCTCGCGGTCGGCGGCGCGCGCGGCCATTAAAGCGGCCACCCCGGCCTCGAAATCGGTCAACCGGGACCGGGCCCGTTCCAACTGGTCGCGGTTGGCCTCAAGCTGGTTGTTCAGCCGGATGATGCGGGCGGCGCGGTCGCGGGCCTCGGCCTCGGTCTGGGCCAGCGCCTCTTCGGCAGAACGCGCGCGGATGGCCTGATCGGCAAGCCGGTCTTGCAGGTCTTCCTCGCGCCCCTCGGACGCGGTCAGGGCATCGCCAAGTGCTGCGACCTGTCGGCCCAGATCGCGCAATTGCCGTTCCTGACGCGAGATGGTCGTGTCCTGATCGGCAATCGTGTCGTCCTTGGTGCTGATCTGTTCGCGCAGCACCGACTGCACGATCATGAAGATCGTCAGGACGAACATCAGCACCATCAGCAGGGCCGTCATCGCATCGACGAAACCCGGCCAGATCGTGGACGAGAAACGGTTTCCCGACGAGGCGCGGTGCAACGCCATCCTAGCGCCGGTCCCGCGCGATCAACGGGTCTTGCAGCAGATCGTCGCGGAACGGATCGCCGAACCGCGCGGCCCGGACCGCCCGCGTCAGGACAAGGATGTCCGAGCGCAATTCGGCCACCATCTCGTCGCGGCCCTCGTTCAGATCGGCGACCAGACGGGACAGCGCGGCCTCGATCCCCGACAGGTCGGGCGGGGGCGCGGCGGGCTGATCGGCGCGCAGCCGCGCCAGTTCCAGCAACCTGTCCTGCCCGTCGGCCATGCGGTTGATGCCTTCGGTCAGCGTGGCGATCCGGGCGACCGACGCATCGCCCTCGGCCTCGACCCGATGCGCCAGCGCCTGGATCGCCTCGGCCATGACCACCACACGCTCATCCGCCATCGCGGCGGAGTCGTCGCGCGCCTGATCGCGTTCGGCGTGGAACTGCTGCAGACGGTCCATCTGCGCGCCCATCTGCTCCAGAAACCCTGTCAGCGCCACCTGATCAACCGCGTCGCTGTCCGGTCCTGCCAGGCTGATGCGGGTGAATCCCGACATCCATTCCTCAAGCTCGCGATAGAAGCGATTCTGCCCGTGGGTGACGAACAGCTCCAGCAGCCCCACCACCAGCGATCCGGCCAGACCCAACAGCGAGGACGAGAACGCCGTCGCCATGCCGCCAAGCTGCGCCTCCAGCCCCGACATCAGCTTTTCGAACACGTCGATGCCGGATTCGCCGCTTTGCGGCGCCAGCGCGCGTATCGTGTCGACCACCGCCGGAACGGTCGTGGCGAGGCCATAGAACGTGCCCAGAAGACCAAGGAAAATCAACAGGTTCGCGAGGTATCGCGTGATATCGCGCAACTCCTCGATCCGGGTCGCGACCGAATCGAGGATCGAGCGGGCCGAGCCGGTCGAGATCACGCCGCCCGCCGGACCGCGCGTTCCCAACAGCGCGGCCAGCGGTGCCAGCAGCCGGGGCGGAACGTCGCTG is part of the Paracoccus stylophorae genome and encodes:
- a CDS encoding peptidoglycan -binding protein, which encodes MALHRASSGNRFSSTIWPGFVDAMTALLMVLMFVLTIFMIVQSVLREQISTKDDTIADQDTTISRQERQLRDLGRQVAALGDALTASEGREEDLQDRLADQAIRARSAEEALAQTEAEARDRAARIIRLNNQLEANRDQLERARSRLTDFEAGVAALMAARAADRERAEAQAQSLQSELDAQRDRASAAELAVASAREEIDAQAEQARLAAARREALQALIADLQARNEGAGQQIATLESDLAQAQSQLTEAEAARLAEAEAARTLRDRLERADSELTAMTLALEESRRKAEETLTLLAAAETARDELSDEAAASATEAERQAALLAAARERLAEQQDLSEDSQRRVTLLNEQVASLTAQLGSLQALLETAGEDQREAELRVEDLGQQLNAALLRAAEEKDRRLALEEEARLKAEEEARDLARYRSEFFGRLSQILSGREGVQIVGDRFVFQSEVLFAPGEATLSPAGRDQIAGVARMLSEIADDIPQDIDWIIRVDGHTDSTPLSGTGRYRDNWELSQGRALAVVRYMIDELGFPANRLAAAGFADTRPVAEGDTAEGRAQNRRIELKLTER
- a CDS encoding SMR family transporter, with the translated sequence MTGSPYIPLILAIALEVVGTSFLQRSAQFTRLWPTVGMAVCYLGSFYLLSLTLRMLPLGVAYAIWSALGIVLVALIGLLMFGQRLDLPAVIGLALIVAGVVVINLFSKTIGH
- a CDS encoding biopolymer transporter ExbB; the protein is MHFSQPVRQILLMLTVLALVLAGGIVAYGRILPIFMANRWLNGLILTVFALGILACFWQVAQLVRSVSWIERFAGRRRNAVEKGVAARGAADSDVPPRLLAPLAALLGTRGPAGGVISTGSARSILDSVATRIEELRDITRYLANLLIFLGLLGTFYGLATTVPAVVDTIRALAPQSGESGIDVFEKLMSGLEAQLGGMATAFSSSLLGLAGSLVVGLLELFVTHGQNRFYRELEEWMSGFTRISLAGPDSDAVDQVALTGFLEQMGAQMDRLQQFHAERDQARDDSAAMADERVVVMAEAIQALAHRVEAEGDASVARIATLTEGINRMADGQDRLLELARLRADQPAAPPPDLSGIEAALSRLVADLNEGRDEMVAELRSDILVLTRAVRAARFGDPFRDDLLQDPLIARDRR